One Nicotiana sylvestris chromosome 12, ASM39365v2, whole genome shotgun sequence genomic window carries:
- the LOC138882787 gene encoding uncharacterized protein, which produces MVEGSRQWHEKLPFTLLSYRTTVHTSVRATPYLLVYGTEAVIPTEVEILSLRIVAEAEIDDDEWVKARLEQLNLIDEKRLAVVCHGQLYQKKMARAYNKKVRPRKFEVGQQVLK; this is translated from the coding sequence atggtagaaggatccagacaatggcatgaaaaattaccatttacATTGTTaagttatcgcactactgtccataCTTCGGTaagggcaactccttatttattggtatatggtactgaagcagtaataccgacgGAAGTTGAAATTttatcccttcggattgtcgctgaagctgagattgatgatgacgagtgggttaAAGCCCGGTTGGAGCAGTTgaacctgattgatgaaaagagattggcagttgtgtgtcatggccaattatatcaaaagaaaatggcgagagcctacaacaagaaggtgcgccccagaaaatttgaagtggggcagcaggtgttgaaataA